A single region of the Montipora capricornis isolate CH-2021 chromosome 13, ASM3666992v2, whole genome shotgun sequence genome encodes:
- the LOC138029776 gene encoding tyrosine kinase receptor Cad96Ca-like, protein MIESLLLLNNQVAMEELNPTNDPPSSSNQQLRIPIEPAYMPLQGTTHYEVEPSNPNSSPQNVEYAPLDIRTRSWEVTREDVKVEKVIGKGAFGQVAKGTAKNLPFHSGTKTVAVKMLKANAPESDKRDLKSELDLMKTLKPHPHVIKLLGCVTETDPLLVLIEYVPYGDLLGYLRKSRGLNDTYYKDPDIKPQTSLTSQQLMKFAWQIADGMNYLSLRKIIHRDLAARNVLVGETETCKVTDFGMARDVQQESIYERKTRGRLPVKWTAYESLLYGKYTAKSDVWSYGVVLYEIFTVGGSPYPQMDGKKIASLLQQGYRMPKPQHVDNDLYQIMMNCWQNEPEARPSFADLTQQLKEMETQHKRLLNMHIYNNELYANLEDLNA, encoded by the exons ATGATAGAGTCTTTGCTTTTATTAAAt AACCAAGTTGCAATGGAAGAGCTTAATCCTACTAACGATCCACCAAGTAGTTCTAATCAACAGCTAAGAATCCCCATTGAACCTGCATACATGCCCTTACAAGGGACTACCCATTATGAAGTAGAACCAAGTAACCCTAATAGCTCCCCTCAGAATGTTGAATATGCACCCCTTGATATAAGAACAAGATCATGGGAAGTAACAAGAGAAGACGTGAAAGTGGAGAAGGTCATTGGTAAAGGTGCTTTTGGCCAGGTTGCCAAAGGAACGGCAAAGAACCTTCCATTCCATTCTGGCACAAAGACTGTGGCTGTTAAAATGCTGAAAG CTAACGCTCCTGAGTCAGATAAGAGAGACTTGAAATCCGAACTCGATCTGATGAAGACCCTCAAGCCTCATCCACATGTTATCAAACTATTGGGATGCGTCACTGAAACTG ATCCCCTATTGGTGCTGATCGAGTATGTCCCTTATGGTGATCTGTTGGGTTACCTGAGAAAGAGCCGCGGATTGAATGACACTTACTACAAAGACCCGGATATCAAACCTCAAACCAGTCTGACGTCGcaacagctgatgaaatttgCTTGGCAAATCGCTGATGGAATGAACTActtatctttaagaaag ATCATTCACCGAGATCTTGCAGCTCGCAATGTGCTGGTTGGGGAAACAGAGACTTGCAAAGTAACAGACTTTGGAATGGCTAGAGATGTGCAACAGGAAAGCATTTATGAAAGAAAGACACGG GGTCGGTTGCCAGTTAAGTGGACAGCATATGAATCGCTGCTGTATGGAAAATACACCGCAAAGAGTGACGT aTGGAGTTATGGAGTTGTTCTTTATGAAATCTTTACCGTAG GTGGTTCTCCATATCCACAGATGGATGGCAAGAAAATTGCAAGTTTGCTTCAGCAAGGTTACAGGATGCCGAAACCACAACACGTGGACAATGACTT GTATCAAATCATGATGAATTGCTGGCAAAATGAACCTGAAGCAAGACCGTCATTTGCTGATTTAACACAACAGctaaaagaaatggaaacccAGCACAAG AGGCTGCTCAACATGCATATTTACAACAATGAACTGTACGCAAATTTGGAGGACTTGAacgcataa